A region from the Sulfurivermis fontis genome encodes:
- a CDS encoding DUF2207 domain-containing protein has translation MRHWLFLLLLVATGAHADERILDFHSAIIVYSDGSMLVTETLRVRAEGQQIRRGIYRDFPTDYRDQQGNRYRVAFDVIEVLRDGRREDYHTERRSNGVRVYIGHADRLLQRGEYTYTLSYRTNRQLGFFSDHDELYWNVTGNGWSFPIDHAEATVQLPPSLGDSVLTLEAYTGPAGSQGRLYRAAQTDQALAWFETTQPLWPQEGLTIVVGWPKGHVHAPTQQEQLGYLLDDNRELLVAGGGLLLLTFYYLMAWHRFGRDPEPGVIIPQYEPPPQFSPAALRFIRRMGYDHKAFATALVGLAVKGLVRIDYLNGHYSAHREKTPTSELAPGEHALLKHLFDSSASITFKQENHRRIKTAIDAHKAALKRHYEKLFFVTNSAWLLPGILISLATLALAAMQLPQGEEAFAGIFMLVWLSGWSVGVTVLVIGAVTAWRNAFHGGSFLGAIGITAFSIPFLAGEGFGLWALLQFTSPSMVAILLGVLLLNFAFYHLLKAPTLAGRKLLDKVEGLRLYLDVAEKDELQLRHPPEKTPQLFERLLPYAMALDVEQRWAERFAAVFARLSAERQEYSPSWYRGSHFSSHDLGGFAGSLGGAMSSAISSSSSAPGSSSGGGGGGSSGGGGGGGGGGGW, from the coding sequence ATGCGCCATTGGCTGTTTTTGCTGCTGCTCGTTGCCACCGGTGCCCACGCCGATGAGCGCATCCTCGACTTTCACAGCGCCATCATCGTCTACAGCGACGGCAGCATGCTGGTCACCGAAACCCTGCGCGTGCGCGCCGAAGGACAGCAGATCCGCCGCGGCATCTACCGCGACTTTCCCACCGATTACCGTGATCAACAGGGCAACCGCTACCGCGTGGCCTTCGATGTCATCGAGGTACTGCGCGACGGCCGCCGCGAGGACTACCACACCGAGCGCCGCAGCAACGGTGTCCGCGTCTATATCGGTCACGCCGATCGGCTGCTGCAACGCGGCGAGTACACCTACACGCTGAGTTACCGCACCAACCGCCAGCTCGGCTTCTTCAGCGACCACGACGAACTGTACTGGAACGTCACCGGCAACGGCTGGAGCTTCCCCATCGACCACGCCGAGGCCACCGTACAGCTGCCGCCCTCGCTGGGCGACAGCGTACTTACCCTGGAGGCCTATACCGGCCCCGCCGGCAGCCAGGGCCGGCTGTATCGCGCCGCCCAGACCGATCAGGCCCTGGCCTGGTTCGAGACCACACAGCCGCTGTGGCCGCAGGAGGGTCTGACCATCGTCGTGGGCTGGCCCAAGGGGCATGTGCACGCACCGACACAACAGGAACAGCTCGGTTACCTCCTCGACGACAACCGGGAACTGCTGGTGGCGGGCGGCGGCCTGCTGCTGCTCACCTTCTATTACCTGATGGCGTGGCACCGGTTCGGCCGCGATCCGGAGCCCGGCGTCATCATCCCGCAGTACGAGCCGCCGCCGCAGTTCTCCCCCGCTGCGCTGCGCTTCATCCGCCGCATGGGCTATGACCACAAGGCCTTTGCCACAGCCCTGGTCGGGCTGGCCGTCAAGGGACTGGTGCGCATCGATTACCTCAACGGCCATTACTCTGCCCACCGTGAAAAGACGCCGACCAGCGAACTGGCCCCGGGCGAGCACGCCCTGCTCAAGCACCTGTTCGATTCCTCCGCCAGCATCACCTTCAAGCAGGAAAACCATCGCCGCATCAAGACGGCCATCGACGCCCACAAGGCGGCGCTGAAACGCCATTACGAAAAACTGTTTTTCGTCACCAACAGTGCCTGGCTGCTGCCCGGCATCCTGATCTCCCTCGCCACCCTGGCCCTTGCCGCCATGCAGCTGCCGCAGGGAGAGGAGGCCTTCGCCGGCATCTTCATGCTGGTCTGGCTCAGCGGCTGGAGTGTCGGTGTCACCGTGCTGGTCATCGGCGCCGTCACGGCCTGGCGCAATGCCTTCCATGGCGGCAGCTTCCTCGGCGCCATCGGCATCACGGCCTTCAGCATTCCCTTCCTCGCCGGCGAGGGCTTCGGCCTCTGGGCCCTACTCCAGTTCACCTCACCGAGCATGGTCGCCATCCTGCTCGGCGTACTCCTGCTCAACTTCGCCTTCTACCATCTGCTCAAGGCACCGACACTGGCCGGACGCAAGCTGCTCGACAAGGTCGAAGGCCTGCGCCTGTATCTCGATGTGGCGGAGAAGGACGAGCTGCAGCTCAGGCATCCGCCGGAGAAAACTCCGCAACTGTTCGAGCGCCTGTTGCCCTACGCCATGGCATTGGACGTGGAGCAGCGTTGGGCCGAACGATTCGCCGCCGTATTCGCCCGGCTCAGTGCCGAGCGGCAGGAGTACAGTCCATCCTGGTACCGCGGCAGCCACTTCAGCAGCCATGACCTGGGCGGCTTTGCCGGCAGCCTCGGCGGCGCCATGAGCAGCGCCATCTCATCGTCTTCCAGCGCCCCCGGCTCCAGCTCGGGCGGCGGGGGCGGCGGCTCTTCGGGTGGCGGCGGCGGTGGTGGTGGCGGCGGCGGCTGGTGA
- a CDS encoding sodium:solute symporter family protein — MLLWFVIGYLVISIGLGLMAAMRVHNSRDYIVAGRHLPMFMVFAMVFATWFGAETVLGISATFLTDGLSGLVSDPFGASLCLILFGLFFARPLYRMNLLTIGDFYHNRYNRPVEVITSICIALSYLGWVAAQITALGVVFNVLTDGGVSQSLGMVIGASVVLLYTLFGGMWSVAFTTAVQMVIIVLGLLFIAVLVSDQAGGVVTVVNHANEAGKFEFWPAFSAAEWLGFIAAWITMGFGSIPQQDVFQRVNSARSEKIAVHGTIIGGSAYFVFAAVPLFLAYAATLIDPEMVSRLIDEDSQLILPTLIKEHLPLYAQIIFYGALLSVIMSTASGTLLAPSVTISENVIKNLVGPMDDRRFLWLTRVVVASFAVLVTLYSLSSDTTIHHMVENAYKVTLVSAFIPLVFGIYWKRATTQGAMLAIVLGLGSWILMELFLPEGDSMWPPQLVGLLFAFVGMLAGSLLPQVYGRHHMTAAEESHI, encoded by the coding sequence ATGCTGCTCTGGTTCGTGATTGGCTATCTGGTGATCTCCATCGGCCTCGGCCTGATGGCGGCGATGCGCGTACACAACTCGCGCGACTACATCGTGGCCGGACGCCACCTGCCGATGTTCATGGTGTTCGCCATGGTGTTCGCCACCTGGTTCGGCGCCGAAACGGTGCTCGGCATCTCGGCCACCTTCCTTACCGACGGCCTTTCCGGCCTGGTGTCCGACCCCTTCGGCGCCTCGCTGTGTCTGATCCTGTTCGGCCTGTTCTTCGCGCGGCCGCTGTACCGCATGAACCTGCTCACCATCGGCGACTTCTACCACAACCGCTACAACCGGCCGGTGGAAGTGATCACCTCCATCTGCATTGCCCTGTCCTACCTCGGCTGGGTGGCGGCGCAGATCACGGCGCTGGGCGTCGTATTCAACGTGCTCACCGATGGTGGCGTATCGCAGTCCCTCGGCATGGTCATCGGCGCCTCGGTGGTCCTGCTCTACACCCTGTTCGGCGGCATGTGGTCGGTGGCCTTCACCACCGCCGTGCAGATGGTGATCATCGTCCTCGGCCTGCTGTTCATCGCGGTGCTGGTCTCCGATCAGGCCGGTGGTGTCGTCACCGTGGTCAATCACGCCAACGAGGCCGGCAAGTTCGAGTTCTGGCCCGCCTTCAGCGCCGCCGAATGGCTCGGCTTCATCGCCGCCTGGATCACCATGGGTTTCGGCTCAATCCCGCAGCAGGACGTATTCCAGCGCGTCAACTCGGCACGCAGCGAGAAGATCGCCGTGCATGGAACGATCATCGGCGGCAGCGCCTACTTCGTGTTTGCTGCGGTGCCGCTGTTCCTGGCCTATGCCGCGACGCTGATTGACCCGGAAATGGTCAGCCGCCTGATCGACGAAGACTCGCAGCTGATCCTCCCCACGCTGATCAAGGAACACCTGCCGCTGTATGCACAGATCATCTTCTACGGCGCCTTGCTGTCGGTGATCATGAGTACCGCCAGCGGTACCCTGCTGGCGCCATCGGTGACCATCTCGGAGAACGTGATCAAGAATCTCGTCGGTCCGATGGACGATCGCCGCTTCCTGTGGCTGACGCGCGTCGTGGTGGCGAGCTTTGCGGTGCTGGTCACCCTGTACTCCCTGTCTTCCGACACCACCATTCACCACATGGTGGAAAACGCCTACAAGGTTACCCTCGTGTCGGCCTTCATTCCGCTGGTGTTCGGCATCTACTGGAAACGCGCCACCACACAGGGGGCCATGCTGGCCATCGTGCTGGGTCTGGGGTCGTGGATCCTGATGGAACTGTTCCTGCCGGAAGGCGACAGCATGTGGCCGCCGCAGCTCGTCGGCCTGCTGTTTGCCTTTGTCGGCATGCTCGCCGGTTCGCTGCTGCCGCAGGTGTATGGCCGGCATCACATGACAGCGGCGGAAGAGTCCCATATCTGA
- a CDS encoding 2OG-Fe(II) oxygenase: MILTPTANDEDLRLIPILDDLINQGWSVQKNFLDSATAAMLRAECLIRWQGGEFRHAGVGRGAELRIRPEVRSDHVCWLDPTIPDTPQQQQYFAIMEQLRQAVNRTLYLGLFQFEAFFAVYPPGTFYQKHLDRFRGSEERTLTAVLYLNEDWKEEDGGQLRLYLDEAGVGPHVDVLPESGTLAVFITEGRWHEVLPATRERMSLTGFFRTRG; encoded by the coding sequence ATGATTCTGACCCCGACCGCCAACGACGAGGACCTGCGCCTCATACCGATCCTGGATGACCTGATCAACCAGGGCTGGTCGGTGCAGAAGAACTTCCTCGACAGCGCCACTGCGGCCATGCTGCGCGCCGAGTGCCTCATCCGCTGGCAGGGCGGCGAGTTCCGCCACGCCGGCGTCGGGCGCGGCGCCGAGCTGCGCATCCGTCCCGAGGTGCGCAGCGACCACGTCTGCTGGCTCGACCCCACCATTCCCGATACGCCGCAGCAACAGCAGTACTTCGCCATCATGGAGCAGTTGCGGCAGGCGGTGAACCGCACGCTGTACCTCGGCCTGTTCCAGTTCGAGGCCTTCTTCGCCGTCTATCCGCCGGGCACGTTCTACCAGAAACACCTCGACCGCTTCCGCGGCAGCGAGGAGCGAACCCTCACCGCAGTGCTGTATCTCAACGAGGACTGGAAGGAAGAGGACGGCGGCCAGTTGCGCCTGTATCTGGACGAGGCCGGTGTCGGCCCCCATGTGGACGTGTTGCCGGAGAGCGGCACCCTGGCGGTGTTCATCACCGAGGGGCGCTGGCACGAGGTATTGCCCGCCACGCGCGAGCGCATGAGCCTGACCGGTTTTTTCCGCACCCGCGGCTAG
- a CDS encoding glycine-rich domain-containing protein, with translation MEVLYLLALAAMAMAAGRLGRSAARRRRAAYIDDFAFHPAVLNKLREVRPGLTTAQEELVLAALRDYFHLCNMAGRRMVAMPSQVVDDAWHAFILFTRAYEQFCRRAFGRFLHHTPAEAMAAPTLAQDGIRRAWRLACARDGIDPKQPLRLPLLFSIDSDLAIPNGFRYTLDCAVTTGTQNTGSYCASHIGCGGSGCSGGLGDGAGCGGDGGGGCGGD, from the coding sequence ATGGAGGTGCTGTATCTGCTGGCCCTGGCCGCCATGGCCATGGCGGCAGGGCGGCTGGGGCGGTCCGCGGCGCGTCGGCGCCGCGCCGCCTATATCGATGATTTCGCGTTTCACCCCGCAGTGCTGAACAAGTTGCGCGAGGTGCGCCCCGGCCTGACAACGGCGCAGGAAGAACTGGTGCTGGCGGCACTGCGCGACTATTTCCATCTCTGCAACATGGCCGGTCGGCGCATGGTGGCGATGCCGTCGCAGGTGGTGGATGATGCGTGGCATGCCTTCATCCTGTTCACCCGCGCCTACGAGCAGTTCTGCCGCCGCGCCTTCGGCCGTTTTCTGCACCATACCCCGGCCGAGGCGATGGCGGCGCCGACCCTGGCCCAGGATGGCATCAGGCGCGCCTGGCGCCTGGCCTGCGCGCGTGACGGCATCGATCCGAAGCAGCCGTTGCGCCTGCCCCTGTTGTTCTCCATCGACAGTGATCTCGCTATCCCCAACGGCTTCCGCTACACCCTGGACTGCGCGGTGACCACAGGCACGCAGAATACCGGCAGCTACTGCGCCTCGCACATCGGTTGCGGCGGCAGTGGTTGCAGCGGAGGTCTCGGTGACGGCGCCGGTTGTGGCGGCGATGGCGGCGGAGGGTGCGGCGGCGATTGA
- a CDS encoding D-hexose-6-phosphate mutarotase — MTSAEQLNRQFGIDGKVRFVERGDGFVLIEVRTAQGQADIALQGAHVTTWAPQGQAPVVWVSEQAKYAAGKSIRGGVPVCWPWFGPHASNAKLPGHGYARTVDWRLLRVTPLDDGRIQLIFELIDTPATRAQEPHPLRVRNTVTVGATLQVELETTNLGTTPYVLGDALHTYFHVGDVTRATVHGLEGCAYIDKVDGGARKQQGGPVTIAGEVDRIYLGTGNCCEIRDPVLKRRIIIRSRNSASTIVWNPGVEKATKMGDFGSDGYLRMLCVETANAAEDVVNLAPGAQHRLVAEYSCAGI, encoded by the coding sequence ATGACAAGTGCAGAACAGTTGAACCGGCAGTTTGGTATCGATGGCAAGGTGCGTTTCGTCGAGCGCGGCGACGGCTTCGTGCTGATCGAGGTGCGCACCGCACAGGGGCAGGCCGACATCGCCCTGCAGGGCGCGCACGTCACCACCTGGGCGCCGCAGGGGCAGGCGCCGGTGGTGTGGGTCAGCGAGCAGGCCAAGTATGCGGCGGGCAAGTCGATACGCGGTGGTGTGCCGGTGTGCTGGCCGTGGTTCGGCCCGCATGCCAGCAATGCCAAGTTGCCCGGTCACGGTTACGCACGCACCGTCGACTGGCGCCTGCTGCGGGTCACTCCGCTGGATGACGGCCGTATTCAGCTGATCTTCGAACTGATCGATACGCCGGCCACCCGCGCCCAGGAGCCGCATCCGTTGCGTGTGCGCAATACGGTTACCGTCGGCGCCACCCTGCAGGTGGAGCTGGAAACCACCAATCTGGGCACCACGCCCTACGTGCTGGGCGATGCACTGCACACCTACTTCCATGTCGGTGACGTGACCCGGGCCACCGTGCACGGCCTGGAAGGCTGTGCCTATATCGACAAGGTGGACGGCGGGGCGCGCAAGCAGCAGGGGGGGCCGGTGACCATCGCCGGCGAAGTGGATCGCATCTATCTCGGTACCGGCAACTGCTGCGAGATCCGCGACCCGGTACTGAAACGCCGTATCATCATCCGCAGCCGCAACAGCGCCTCCACCATCGTGTGGAATCCGGGCGTCGAGAAGGCGACCAAGATGGGTGACTTCGGCAGCGACGGTTATCTGCGCATGCTGTGCGTGGAAACGGCCAACGCGGCGGAAGATGTGGTGAACCTCGCGCCGGGTGCGCAGCATCGTCTGGTGGCCGAGTATTCCTGCGCCGGCATCTGA
- the cysS gene encoding cysteine--tRNA ligase, with the protein MSYQHNLHIHNNLTKRKEPFRPIDPKRVRMYVCGMTVYDYCHIGHARVLVVFDVISRYLRKIYGAEHLTYVRNITDIDDKIIKRANENGEPYTALTDRFIGFMNEDADALGVQRPDQEPRATLHIGEILVMIQTLMDKGYAYAAANGDVYYDVSKFEHYGQLSGKNVEDLRAGERVAVDEAKDDPLDFVLWKAAKPGEPYWDSPWGPGRPGWHIECSAMSTQALGHHFDIHGGGLDLQFPHHENEIAQSEAACGCKYVNYWIHNGFVRVDNEKMSKSLGNFFTIRDVLKKYDPEVVRYFILASHYRSPLNYSDQHLDGAKAALTGLYTALRGLTLPAADEGLGDYAARFYAAMDDDFATPEALAVLFDLAREVNRLRGVDESAAAQHGALLKHLAGLLGLLQREPQAFLQGGAAGGLADAEIERLIAERLAARKNKDWATSDRIRDELKAQGVVLEDAAGGTTWRRA; encoded by the coding sequence ATGAGCTATCAGCACAATCTGCACATCCACAATAACCTCACCAAGCGCAAGGAGCCGTTCCGGCCCATCGATCCCAAGCGGGTACGCATGTATGTGTGCGGCATGACGGTGTATGACTACTGCCACATCGGCCATGCCCGTGTGCTGGTGGTGTTCGACGTCATCAGCCGCTATCTGCGCAAGATCTATGGTGCCGAGCACCTGACCTATGTGCGCAACATCACCGACATCGACGACAAGATCATCAAGCGCGCCAACGAAAACGGCGAGCCGTATACCGCACTGACAGATCGTTTCATCGGGTTCATGAACGAAGACGCCGACGCCCTCGGCGTGCAGCGCCCCGACCAGGAGCCGCGCGCCACACTGCACATCGGGGAAATCCTGGTCATGATTCAGACCCTGATGGACAAGGGCTATGCCTATGCCGCCGCTAACGGCGACGTGTACTATGATGTCAGCAAGTTCGAGCACTACGGCCAGTTGTCCGGTAAGAACGTGGAAGACCTGCGTGCCGGCGAACGCGTGGCGGTGGACGAGGCCAAGGATGACCCGCTGGACTTCGTGCTGTGGAAGGCGGCCAAGCCGGGCGAGCCGTACTGGGATTCGCCCTGGGGGCCGGGGCGTCCCGGCTGGCATATCGAATGTTCCGCCATGTCCACCCAGGCCCTGGGCCATCACTTCGACATTCACGGTGGCGGCCTCGACCTGCAGTTCCCGCACCATGAAAACGAGATCGCCCAGTCCGAGGCGGCCTGCGGCTGCAAGTACGTCAATTACTGGATCCACAACGGCTTCGTGCGTGTGGACAACGAGAAGATGTCCAAGTCGCTGGGCAACTTCTTCACCATCCGCGACGTGCTCAAGAAGTACGACCCGGAGGTGGTGCGCTACTTCATCCTCGCCAGCCACTACCGCAGCCCGCTGAATTACTCCGACCAACACCTGGACGGCGCCAAGGCGGCGCTTACCGGCCTGTACACCGCGCTGCGCGGTCTGACTCTGCCGGCGGCGGACGAGGGGCTGGGCGACTATGCCGCGCGTTTCTACGCGGCGATGGACGACGACTTTGCCACGCCGGAGGCGCTGGCGGTGCTGTTCGATCTGGCGCGCGAGGTGAACCGCCTGCGTGGTGTCGATGAGAGCGCCGCGGCACAGCATGGCGCGTTGCTCAAGCACCTGGCTGGTCTGCTCGGTCTGTTGCAGCGCGAGCCGCAGGCATTCCTGCAGGGTGGTGCGGCAGGCGGCCTGGCCGATGCCGAGATCGAGCGCCTCATCGCCGAACGTCTGGCGGCGCGCAAGAACAAGGATTGGGCCACCTCCGATCGGATCCGCGACGAGCTGAAGGCGCAGGGAGTGGTGCTGGAGGATGCTGCCGGCGGCACCACCTGGCGCCGTGCCTGA
- a CDS encoding peptidylprolyl isomerase, with amino-acid sequence MHRLTAFLCALLLGLSAAVWADEANPRVRLVTNKGDIVLQLDRAKAPKTVENFLRYVQTGFYDGTIFHRVIDNFMIQGGGFTPEMLQKETRPPIMNEADNGLRNLIGTIAMARTGDPHSATAQFFINVNNNDFLDFREKTPRAWGYAVFGRVVSGMDVVKAIKGVPTTTVGYHQNVPVEPIIIQQAVVLDAANSK; translated from the coding sequence ATGCATCGCCTTACCGCTTTCCTGTGCGCCCTGCTGCTCGGTCTGAGCGCCGCTGTCTGGGCCGACGAGGCCAACCCGCGCGTGCGCCTGGTCACCAACAAGGGCGACATCGTGCTGCAACTGGACCGCGCCAAGGCCCCCAAGACGGTGGAAAATTTCCTGCGTTACGTGCAGACCGGCTTCTACGACGGTACCATCTTCCACCGCGTCATCGACAACTTCATGATCCAGGGCGGCGGTTTCACCCCCGAGATGCTGCAGAAGGAAACCCGTCCCCCCATAATGAACGAGGCGGATAACGGCCTGCGCAACCTCATCGGCACCATCGCCATGGCGCGTACCGGCGACCCGCACTCCGCCACGGCGCAGTTCTTCATCAACGTCAACAACAACGACTTCCTCGACTTCCGCGAGAAGACGCCGCGTGCGTGGGGCTATGCCGTCTTCGGCCGCGTGGTAAGCGGCATGGACGTAGTCAAGGCCATCAAGGGCGTGCCGACCACCACCGTCGGCTATCACCAGAACGTGCCGGTGGAACCCATCATCATTCAACAGGCCGTCGTGCTCGACGCCGCCAACAGCAAATAA
- a CDS encoding peptidylprolyl isomerase, translating to MIKMHTSMGVITLELDAAKAPATVANFERYAREGFYDGTIFHRVIDGFMIQGGGLDSGMINKPTHEPIKNEAANGLKNERGTIAMARTNDPHSATAQFFINVKDNHFLDHRMPSGDGWGYCVFGKVVDGMDVVDRIKSVATGRVSFHQDVPLEPIVIEKVEIVD from the coding sequence ATGATCAAGATGCACACCAGCATGGGCGTTATCACCCTCGAACTCGACGCCGCCAAGGCCCCGGCCACCGTCGCCAACTTCGAGCGTTATGCGCGCGAAGGTTTCTATGACGGCACCATCTTCCACCGCGTCATCGACGGTTTCATGATCCAGGGCGGTGGCCTCGATAGCGGCATGATCAACAAGCCGACCCACGAGCCCATCAAGAACGAGGCCGCCAACGGCCTGAAGAACGAGCGCGGCACCATCGCCATGGCGCGCACCAACGATCCGCACTCCGCCACCGCCCAGTTCTTCATCAACGTCAAGGACAACCACTTCCTCGACCACCGCATGCCGAGCGGCGACGGCTGGGGCTATTGCGTGTTCGGCAAGGTGGTCGACGGCATGGACGTGGTGGATCGCATCAAGAGCGTCGCCACCGGCCGTGTCAGCTTCCACCAGGACGTGCCTCTCGAACCCATCGTCATCGAGAAAGTCGAGATCGTCGACTGA
- a CDS encoding UDP-2,3-diacylglucosamine diphosphatase, giving the protein MATLFVSDLHLQGERTPADGLFRHFLAGPAAAAEALYILGDLFEAWLGDDLVLPEYQGILAALRELTDSGVPVYVMHGNRDFLLGAEFARRTGCTLLPDPSVIDLYGRPTLLMHGDLLCSDDLPYQQMRRQIRDPRWLGAFLAKPTEERIAFARQLRDTSREETGRKAGYVMDANGETVATYLHQYRVGRLIHGHTHRPGVHTLPGGAERLVLGAWEEHGSVLHCDETGCRLEEYRCGGQGARDENCAPRRAPAYLAPDAVQRPGE; this is encoded by the coding sequence ATGGCCACCCTGTTCGTCTCCGACCTGCACCTGCAGGGCGAGCGCACCCCGGCCGACGGTCTGTTCCGGCATTTTCTCGCCGGTCCGGCCGCGGCGGCCGAGGCACTGTACATCCTGGGCGATCTGTTCGAGGCCTGGCTGGGTGACGATCTGGTGCTGCCGGAATATCAGGGCATCCTCGCGGCCCTGCGTGAGCTTACCGACAGCGGCGTGCCGGTATACGTGATGCACGGCAACCGTGACTTCCTGCTCGGTGCGGAATTCGCCCGCCGCACCGGCTGCACCCTACTGCCCGATCCCAGCGTCATCGACCTGTACGGCCGCCCCACCCTGCTGATGCATGGTGATCTGCTGTGCAGCGATGATCTGCCCTACCAGCAGATGCGGCGCCAGATCCGCGACCCGCGCTGGCTCGGCGCCTTCCTGGCCAAGCCGACGGAAGAGCGCATCGCCTTCGCCCGCCAGCTGCGTGACACCAGCCGCGAGGAAACCGGGCGCAAGGCCGGGTACGTAATGGACGCCAACGGAGAAACCGTGGCGACCTACCTGCACCAGTATCGGGTCGGCCGCCTGATTCACGGCCATACCCATCGACCCGGAGTACACACCCTGCCGGGGGGGGCGGAGCGCCTGGTGCTGGGCGCCTGGGAAGAACATGGCAGTGTGCTGCACTGCGACGAAACCGGCTGCCGGCTGGAAGAGTACAGGTGCGGGGGACAAGGAGCGAGGGACGAAAACTGCGCCCCACGGCGCGCCCCTGCGTATCTCGCGCCTGACGCCGTTCAGCGCCCGGGCGAATAA
- a CDS encoding ferritin-like domain-containing protein — MTATNLFDAALGCLLAGEAEDKLVLTRAVARAWREGRLTREDATPVGTVATPGRPARLRLVLPRELPQRRPDSLEGRAILFHALTHIEFNAINLAWDAVYRFRAMPAAFYDDWIRVAEEEAYHFELLRAHLNTLGADYGDWPGHNGLWEMALKTAHDPLVRMALVPRCLEARGLDVNPGIQDKLRAVGDTEGCALLDIILRDEIGHVAIGDRWFRHLCAERGLAVEITYRGLLNEYMKGPLKGPFHLEARRRAGFSEAELDYLQGVG, encoded by the coding sequence ATGACTGCGACCAATCTGTTCGATGCCGCCCTGGGTTGTCTGCTGGCCGGTGAAGCCGAAGACAAGCTGGTGCTGACCCGCGCCGTGGCCCGGGCCTGGCGCGAGGGACGCCTGACGCGGGAGGACGCCACGCCTGTTGGCACCGTCGCCACGCCCGGCCGACCGGCCCGCCTGCGTCTGGTGCTGCCGCGCGAGCTGCCGCAGCGCCGCCCCGACAGCCTGGAGGGGCGCGCCATCCTGTTCCACGCCCTCACCCATATCGAATTCAACGCCATCAATCTGGCCTGGGATGCGGTGTACCGTTTCCGCGCCATGCCGGCCGCGTTCTACGATGACTGGATCCGCGTCGCCGAGGAGGAGGCCTACCACTTTGAGCTGTTGCGTGCTCACCTCAACACGCTGGGCGCGGACTACGGCGATTGGCCCGGCCACAACGGCCTGTGGGAGATGGCGCTGAAGACCGCGCATGATCCGCTGGTACGCATGGCGCTGGTGCCGCGTTGCCTGGAGGCGCGCGGGCTGGACGTGAATCCCGGTATCCAGGACAAACTGCGTGCCGTGGGCGACACGGAGGGCTGCGCTCTGCTCGACATCATCCTGCGTGACGAGATCGGCCATGTCGCCATCGGCGATCGCTGGTTCCGGCATCTTTGCGCCGAGCGCGGGCTGGCGGTGGAGATCACCTATCGCGGCCTGCTCAATGAGTACATGAAAGGGCCGCTGAAGGGGCCGTTTCATCTGGAGGCGCGGCGCCGGGCGGGATTTTCCGAGGCCGAGCTGGATTATTTGCAAGGTGTGGGATGA